A single genomic interval of Rhodopseudomonas palustris harbors:
- a CDS encoding nucleotidyltransferase domain-containing protein — MDVVLSDTDEWTVLRTAVQRLTAIAPVEAIILFGSRARGDHTPDSDYDLCVILSDDVAPGAFTPVSLWQQVSDLGIPIQIVPLRRSRFEAARNDPNSVSYQIAHDGRVVFEKAVPSLAP, encoded by the coding sequence ATGGACGTCGTACTCAGCGACACCGACGAATGGACCGTGCTGCGCACAGCGGTGCAGCGGCTGACGGCGATCGCGCCGGTCGAGGCGATCATCCTGTTCGGAAGCCGAGCTCGTGGCGACCACACCCCCGACAGCGACTATGACCTGTGCGTGATCCTGAGTGACGACGTGGCACCCGGAGCTTTCACGCCGGTCTCGCTGTGGCAGCAGGTTTCAGACCTGGGCATCCCGATTCAGATCGTGCCCCTCCGGCGGAGCCGCTTCGAAGCTGCACGGAACGACCCGAACAGCGTCAGTTATCAGATCGCGCACGATGGCCGAGTCGTCTTCGAGAAGGCCGTTCCGTCGCTGGCGCCATGA
- a CDS encoding HEPN domain-containing protein — protein sequence MSSSDPRTWLDLAASDVTAARRLLTPPASLPQAAYLAQQAAEKAIKARLIALHIAFPRHGGRGHDLVALTNLMPEDDLARSLFEQLSSITPWATAFRYPSDDPATEARLTAQEIETKLQQAEAAITLLRGALDRQQP from the coding sequence ATGAGTTCGAGCGACCCACGAACCTGGCTCGATCTCGCTGCCAGTGACGTGACAGCGGCCCGCCGGTTGCTCACGCCCCCTGCTTCATTGCCACAAGCGGCCTATCTGGCACAGCAAGCGGCCGAGAAGGCGATCAAGGCGCGGCTGATTGCTCTTCACATCGCATTCCCGCGGCACGGGGGCCGAGGGCATGACCTCGTTGCGCTGACGAACTTGATGCCGGAGGACGACTTAGCCCGGTCGCTGTTCGAACAGCTCTCTTCGATCACACCCTGGGCGACGGCGTTCCGCTATCCGTCCGACGACCCCGCCACGGAGGCGCGCCTCACCGCGCAGGAGATCGAGACCAAGCTGCAGCAGGCCGAAGCTGCCATCACGCTGCTGCGTGGTGCGCTCGACCGTCAGCAGCCGTGA
- a CDS encoding 2'-deoxycytidine 5'-triphosphate deaminase, whose translation MPFTLPPDANGILPDRMIAAMTESGLILPDYPFVESQIQPASLDLRLGPIAYRVRASFLPGPDCTVAERIDELKLHEIDLSDGAVLETNCVYIVPLLESLAMPRHIVAAANPKSSTGRLDVFTRVIADGTRRFDMIGAGYHGPLYAEISPKTFPVLLREGSRLSQVRFRVGQATLEQDELDTLHDAERLVDADDADLTGGVALSVDLSGENSEGFVGYRAKRHTGVVDIDRRGGYAVGEFWEPIAARPDGTLILDPGEFYILASKEAVQVPPDYAAEMVPFDPLVGEFRVHYAGFFDPGFGYEGAGGSGARAVLEVRSREVPFILEHGQIVGRLIYEKMLSRPDAMYGQRIGSNYQAQGLKLSKHFKV comes from the coding sequence GTGCCGTTCACCCTGCCGCCCGACGCCAACGGAATTCTGCCCGACCGCATGATCGCGGCGATGACGGAATCGGGCCTGATCCTGCCGGACTATCCGTTCGTCGAGAGCCAGATCCAGCCGGCCAGCCTCGACCTGCGGCTGGGGCCGATCGCCTATCGGGTGCGCGCCAGCTTCCTGCCGGGGCCGGACTGCACCGTGGCCGAGCGGATCGACGAGCTGAAGCTGCACGAGATCGACCTGTCGGACGGCGCCGTGCTGGAGACCAACTGCGTCTATATCGTGCCGCTGCTCGAAAGCCTGGCGATGCCGCGCCACATCGTGGCGGCCGCCAATCCGAAGAGCTCGACCGGCCGGCTCGACGTGTTCACCCGGGTGATCGCGGACGGCACCCGCCGCTTCGACATGATCGGCGCCGGCTATCACGGCCCGCTCTATGCCGAGATCAGCCCGAAGACCTTCCCGGTGCTGCTGCGCGAAGGCTCGCGGCTGTCACAGGTACGCTTCCGCGTCGGCCAGGCCACGCTGGAGCAGGACGAACTCGATACGCTGCACGATGCTGAGCGGCTGGTCGATGCCGATGACGCCGACCTCACCGGCGGCGTCGCTCTCAGCGTCGATCTGTCGGGCGAGAATTCCGAGGGCTTCGTCGGCTATCGCGCCAAGCGCCACACCGGCGTCGTCGATATCGACCGCCGCGGCGGCTATGCGGTCGGCGAGTTCTGGGAGCCGATCGCGGCCCGCCCCGACGGCACGCTGATCCTCGATCCCGGCGAGTTCTACATCCTGGCCTCGAAGGAAGCCGTGCAAGTGCCGCCGGACTACGCGGCCGAGATGGTGCCGTTCGATCCTTTGGTCGGCGAATTCCGTGTGCACTATGCGGGCTTCTTCGATCCCGGCTTCGGCTACGAAGGCGCCGGCGGCTCGGGCGCCCGCGCGGTGCTGGAAGTGCGCTCGCGCGAAGTGCCGTTCATCCTCGAGCACGGCCAGATCGTCGGCCGCCTGATCTACGAAAAGATGCTGTCGCGCCCCGACGCGATGTACGGCCAGCGCATCGGCTCGAACTACCAGGCCCAGGGCCTGAAGCTGAGCAAGCATTTCAAGGTGTAA
- a CDS encoding O-succinylhomoserine sulfhydrylase, with translation MSESKPTIPVPATAHFRRETRLVHSGSLRSQFGETSEALFLTQGFVYESAEQCEARFTGDDAGFQYSRFSNPTVFSFEQRMAEFEGAEAARSTATGMAAVTAAMLAPLRAGDHVVASKAMFGSCRYVVEDLLPRYGIESTLVDGLDLDQWQRAVRPNTKTFFLESPTNPTLDVLDIGAIAEIAHAAGARLVVDNVFATPIWQSPLQLGADVVVYSATKHIDGQGRCLGGVVLSSQAFIEEHIQMYLRQTGPSLSPFNAWVLLKGLETLAVRVEKQTSNAAAIADALAGHPKVPRLVYPGRADHPQAATVKKQMGAGSTLVGFEVKGGKAEAFRFLNALKLVKISNNLGDAKSLVTHPATTTHQRLKPEARAELGISEGFIRLSAGLEHRDDLIEDLLAALDKV, from the coding sequence ATGTCCGAGTCCAAACCGACCATTCCCGTTCCCGCCACCGCGCATTTCCGCCGCGAAACCCGCCTGGTGCATTCCGGCAGCTTGCGCTCGCAGTTCGGCGAGACCTCCGAGGCGTTGTTCCTGACTCAGGGCTTCGTCTACGAAAGCGCCGAGCAGTGCGAGGCGCGCTTCACCGGCGACGACGCCGGCTTCCAATATTCGCGGTTCTCGAACCCGACCGTGTTCAGCTTCGAACAGCGGATGGCTGAGTTCGAAGGCGCAGAAGCGGCGCGCTCGACCGCCACCGGCATGGCCGCGGTGACGGCCGCGATGCTGGCGCCGCTGCGGGCAGGCGATCACGTCGTCGCCTCCAAGGCGATGTTCGGCTCGTGCCGCTACGTCGTCGAAGACCTGCTGCCGCGCTACGGCATCGAGTCGACGCTGGTCGACGGCCTCGATCTCGACCAATGGCAGCGTGCGGTCCGGCCGAACACCAAGACATTCTTCCTGGAGAGCCCGACCAACCCGACCCTCGACGTGCTCGACATCGGCGCGATCGCGGAGATCGCCCATGCGGCGGGCGCGCGCCTCGTGGTCGACAATGTGTTCGCAACGCCGATCTGGCAAAGCCCGCTGCAGCTTGGTGCCGACGTCGTGGTTTACTCCGCCACCAAGCACATCGACGGACAGGGCCGCTGTCTCGGCGGCGTGGTGCTGTCGTCGCAGGCGTTCATCGAAGAACACATCCAGATGTATCTGCGCCAGACCGGCCCGTCGCTGTCGCCGTTCAACGCCTGGGTGCTGCTGAAGGGCCTGGAAACGCTGGCGGTTCGGGTCGAGAAGCAGACCTCCAATGCGGCCGCGATCGCCGATGCGCTGGCCGGCCACCCGAAGGTGCCGCGCCTGGTATATCCGGGCCGGGCCGATCACCCGCAGGCCGCGACGGTCAAGAAGCAGATGGGCGCCGGCTCGACCCTGGTCGGCTTCGAGGTGAAGGGCGGCAAGGCCGAAGCGTTCCGCTTCCTCAATGCCCTGAAGCTGGTGAAGATCAGCAACAATCTCGGCGACGCCAAGAGCCTCGTCACCCACCCTGCCACGACGACGCATCAGCGGCTGAAGCCGGAAGCGCGCGCCGAACTCGGCATCAGCGAAGGCTTCATCCGGTTGTCGGCCGGCCTCGAACACAGAGACGATCTGATCGAGGACCTGCTCGCAGCGCTCGACAAGGTGTGA
- a CDS encoding SGNH/GDSL hydrolase family protein: MRVSDPLKPVAVAAFLATALLLISSPASFAQTPSEPVAEAAPTVTPGEGEVDVSTLDRKKTVAGAALDKIKDVAKQAGDILGRVPCLPPKGGAKSIGALPRVARKLADRRPVVIVAFGSSSTQGYGSTSPAFTYPNRLAAQLRRHYPTSDITVVNSGKGGEDAPEMMRRLKSTVLDAQPDLVIWQVGTNAILRNLDPADTGKLVDDGIKAIQSAGADIVLVDPQYVPRVNERGENAGKMIKALGRLAELRRVGIFPRFEVMKEWHEQQAIPFDKFVIADGLHMNDWGYACFAQLLGDGIIRSVDQVRLGTAGPSDVTAFRPM; the protein is encoded by the coding sequence ATGAGAGTATCCGACCCTTTGAAACCGGTCGCCGTCGCGGCTTTTTTGGCGACGGCGTTGCTCCTGATCTCTTCCCCGGCCAGCTTCGCGCAGACCCCATCGGAACCGGTCGCCGAGGCGGCGCCGACTGTGACGCCCGGCGAGGGCGAGGTCGATGTTTCGACGCTGGATCGCAAGAAAACCGTCGCCGGGGCCGCGCTCGACAAGATCAAGGATGTGGCCAAGCAGGCCGGTGACATTCTCGGCCGCGTGCCCTGCCTGCCGCCGAAGGGCGGCGCCAAGTCGATCGGGGCTTTGCCACGGGTGGCGCGCAAGCTGGCCGATCGCCGCCCGGTGGTGATCGTGGCGTTCGGCTCGTCGTCGACCCAGGGCTACGGTTCGACCTCGCCGGCTTTCACCTATCCGAACCGGCTGGCCGCACAACTCCGGCGTCACTACCCGACCTCCGACATCACCGTTGTCAACAGCGGCAAGGGCGGCGAAGACGCGCCCGAAATGATGCGGCGGCTGAAGTCAACGGTGCTGGATGCCCAGCCGGATCTGGTGATCTGGCAGGTCGGCACCAACGCGATCCTGCGCAACCTCGATCCGGCCGACACCGGCAAGCTGGTCGACGATGGCATCAAGGCGATCCAATCCGCCGGCGCCGATATCGTGCTGGTCGATCCGCAATATGTGCCGCGGGTCAACGAGCGCGGCGAGAACGCCGGCAAGATGATCAAGGCGCTCGGCCGGCTCGCGGAGCTGCGCCGCGTCGGCATCTTCCCGCGCTTCGAAGTGATGAAGGAATGGCACGAGCAGCAGGCCATCCCGTTCGACAAGTTCGTCATCGCCGACGGGCTGCACATGAACGACTGGGGCTACGCCTGCTTCGCGCAGCTGCTCGGCGACGGCATCATCCGCTCGGTCGATCAGGTCCGACTCGGCACCGCCGGTCCGAGCGACGTCACGGCATTCCGGCCGATGTAA
- a CDS encoding SGNH/GDSL hydrolase family protein, translated as MKAVAMAGLRWMVAVALLTAVGLPPRTAVAEDAPTCVPPAYLLASEAKLKGVAAALKTTHKLDILVVGSRSSTILSAENSSYPGRLQALLRDRFPGVTVNVMVEMRPKRTAGDIATGLAALVAERKPVLVIWQTGTFDAIRSIDPDEFRTALGQGIDAVKQAGSDIILMNLQYSPRTETMINPAPYLDAMRVVAQEHDVPLFDRFSMMRHWNETGEFDLFSPAPGIDLALRVHNCLARALMAFVIEAAQTDPAEARTQR; from the coding sequence ATGAAGGCCGTGGCGATGGCCGGCTTGAGATGGATGGTCGCGGTGGCGCTGCTCACCGCGGTCGGCTTGCCGCCTCGGACAGCCGTCGCCGAGGATGCTCCCACCTGTGTTCCGCCAGCCTATCTGCTGGCCAGCGAAGCCAAGCTGAAGGGCGTCGCCGCGGCGCTGAAGACGACCCACAAGCTGGATATCCTGGTGGTCGGCAGCCGCTCGTCCACCATCCTGTCGGCCGAAAACAGCTCGTACCCGGGGCGATTGCAGGCCCTGCTGCGCGACCGCTTCCCGGGCGTCACCGTCAATGTGATGGTCGAGATGCGGCCGAAACGGACCGCCGGCGACATCGCCACCGGGCTGGCAGCACTGGTTGCCGAGCGCAAGCCGGTGCTGGTGATCTGGCAGACCGGCACGTTCGACGCGATCCGCTCGATCGATCCGGACGAATTCCGCACCGCGCTGGGGCAGGGCATCGATGCGGTCAAGCAGGCCGGCTCTGACATCATCTTGATGAATTTGCAGTATAGTCCCCGCACCGAGACCATGATCAATCCGGCGCCGTATCTCGACGCGATGCGGGTGGTGGCGCAGGAGCACGACGTTCCGCTGTTCGACCGCTTCTCCATGATGCGCCACTGGAATGAGACCGGCGAGTTCGATCTGTTCAGCCCGGCACCGGGGATCGATCTGGCGCTGCGCGTGCACAACTGCCTGGCGCGCGCGCTGATGGCTTTCGTCATCGAGGCTGCGCAGACCGATCCTGCGGAGGCAAGGACCCAGCGGTAA
- a CDS encoding OpgC domain-containing protein, with translation MTPPVTTVAEPVTGAPPAGGPPTEPVAPPPLPAASPPRKVVPKRELRLDLFRGLALWLIFIDHLPANVLTWFTLRNYGFSDATEIFIFISGYTAAFVYGKAMTELGFVVAAARILKRVWQIYVAHVFLFTIFLAEISYVATSFQNPLYSEEMGILDFLKQPDVTIVQALLLRFRPVNMDVLPLYIVLMFFLPPILWLMRRWPDITLGLATLLYAATWQFDLHLTAYPSGAWVFNPYAWQLLFVFGAWCAMGGAKRLSRVLASKVTLWLAAAYLVAAFYVTLTWYTPQLFHTLPKWLEQWMYPIDKPNLDVLRFAHFLALAALTVRFIPRDWPALNSPWLRPLILCGQHSLEIFCIGIFLAFAGYFILAEVSGGAVLHFFVSVTGICIMSAAAWLFSWYKNVASKAGSRTPPDADLAGGDAA, from the coding sequence ATGACTCCTCCTGTCACCACCGTTGCCGAGCCGGTCACCGGCGCGCCGCCCGCAGGCGGCCCGCCGACGGAGCCGGTTGCGCCACCACCGCTGCCGGCTGCCTCGCCGCCGCGCAAGGTGGTGCCGAAACGGGAACTGCGGCTCGATCTGTTCCGTGGCCTGGCGCTGTGGCTGATCTTCATCGACCATCTGCCGGCCAACGTGCTGACCTGGTTCACGTTGCGGAATTACGGCTTCTCCGACGCCACCGAGATCTTCATCTTCATCTCCGGCTACACCGCCGCCTTCGTCTACGGCAAGGCGATGACCGAGCTCGGCTTCGTCGTGGCGGCGGCGCGCATCCTCAAGCGGGTCTGGCAGATTTACGTCGCGCATGTGTTCCTGTTCACGATCTTCCTGGCCGAGATCTCCTACGTCGCCACCAGCTTCCAGAACCCGCTGTACTCCGAGGAAATGGGCATCCTCGACTTCCTCAAACAGCCCGATGTCACCATCGTGCAGGCGCTGCTGCTGCGGTTTCGCCCGGTCAATATGGACGTGCTGCCGCTGTACATCGTGCTGATGTTTTTCCTGCCGCCGATCCTGTGGCTGATGCGGCGCTGGCCCGACATCACGCTGGGGCTGGCGACGCTGCTCTATGCGGCGACCTGGCAGTTCGATCTGCATTTGACCGCCTATCCGAGCGGCGCATGGGTGTTTAATCCGTACGCTTGGCAGTTGCTGTTCGTGTTCGGCGCCTGGTGTGCGATGGGCGGGGCGAAGCGGCTGTCGCGGGTGCTGGCGTCGAAAGTGACGCTGTGGCTTGCGGCCGCTTATCTGGTGGCGGCGTTCTACGTCACGCTCACCTGGTACACGCCGCAGTTGTTCCATACCCTGCCGAAATGGCTCGAGCAGTGGATGTACCCGATCGACAAGCCCAACCTCGACGTGCTGCGGTTCGCGCACTTCCTGGCGCTGGCGGCTCTCACGGTGCGGTTCATTCCGCGCGACTGGCCGGCCTTGAACTCGCCCTGGTTGCGGCCGTTAATCCTGTGCGGCCAGCACTCGCTGGAGATCTTCTGCATTGGCATCTTTCTCGCTTTCGCCGGCTATTTCATCCTGGCGGAAGTCTCGGGCGGCGCGGTGCTGCATTTCTTCGTCAGCGTGACAGGGATTTGCATCATGTCTGCCGCCGCGTGGCTGTTCTCGTGGTACAAGAATGTGGCGAGCAAGGCCGGGTCCCGGACACCACCGGATGCGGACCTCGCGGGAGGCGATGCAGCATGA
- the apaG gene encoding Co2+/Mg2+ efflux protein ApaG, producing MYRAVTRRIEVTVEPNYLPERSSAENRQYFWSYTVVITNSGEETVKLRTRHWVITDASGRTQEVRGEGVVGEQPVLAPGERFEYTSGVPLPTASGFMAGRYQMETEAGEKFEIDVPPFSLDSPEGKRTLN from the coding sequence ATGTACCGCGCCGTCACCCGCCGGATCGAAGTGACCGTTGAGCCCAATTATCTGCCGGAGCGTTCCTCGGCGGAGAACCGCCAGTATTTCTGGTCCTACACCGTGGTGATCACCAATTCGGGCGAGGAAACCGTCAAGCTGCGCACCCGGCATTGGGTGATCACCGACGCTTCCGGCCGGACCCAGGAAGTACGCGGCGAAGGCGTGGTCGGCGAACAGCCGGTCCTCGCGCCGGGTGAGCGGTTCGAATATACCAGCGGCGTCCCCCTCCCGACCGCCTCCGGCTTCATGGCCGGCCGCTATCAGATGGAAACCGAAGCGGGCGAAAAATTCGAGATCGACGTCCCGCCGTTTTCGCTCGATAGCCCGGAAGGGAAGCGGACACTGAACTAA
- a CDS encoding Hsp33 family molecular chaperone, producing the protein MTSQAQNPTTPEMPSVRAPSAVPIDDSVLPFEVGPLDLRGRLTKLGPALDELLAKHAYPVPVAKLLGEAIVLATLLGSSLKFDGRFILQTQTDGPVSFLIVDFQAPDRLRAYARYEEAKLEPGLSSGALLGNGHLAMTIDQGPDMRRYQGLVALNGGGLEEAAHEYFLRSEQIPTKVRLAVGEEWRGGEGGRHHWRAGGMLLQFLPKSPERARQADLHPGDAPEGTQVHTVDEDDAWVEGQSLIATVEDVELIDPDLSGERLLYRLFHERGVRVFSSLPIKAECSCSRDAVSRMLARFAPQDRADMVKDGKVVVTCEFCSSVYEFTPQEAGVE; encoded by the coding sequence ATGACCTCACAAGCCCAAAATCCGACCACCCCCGAGATGCCCTCCGTGCGCGCGCCGTCCGCGGTGCCGATCGACGACAGCGTGCTGCCGTTCGAAGTCGGCCCGCTCGATCTGCGCGGCCGGCTGACCAAGCTCGGCCCGGCGCTCGACGAGTTGCTCGCCAAGCACGCCTATCCGGTACCGGTCGCTAAGCTGCTCGGCGAAGCGATCGTGCTGGCGACGTTGCTCGGCTCGTCGCTGAAGTTCGACGGCCGCTTCATTTTGCAGACCCAGACCGATGGTCCGGTGTCGTTCCTGATTGTCGACTTCCAGGCGCCGGACCGGCTGCGCGCCTATGCGCGCTACGAAGAGGCCAAGCTCGAGCCCGGTCTCAGCTCGGGCGCGCTGCTCGGCAACGGCCATCTGGCGATGACGATCGATCAGGGCCCGGACATGCGACGCTATCAGGGCCTTGTGGCGCTCAACGGCGGCGGTCTGGAGGAGGCGGCGCACGAGTACTTCCTGCGCTCCGAGCAGATCCCCACCAAGGTGCGGCTTGCGGTCGGCGAGGAATGGCGCGGTGGCGAGGGCGGCCGGCATCACTGGCGCGCCGGCGGCATGCTGCTGCAGTTCCTGCCGAAGTCACCGGAGCGCGCGCGCCAGGCCGATCTGCATCCCGGTGACGCGCCGGAAGGCACCCAGGTTCACACCGTTGATGAGGACGACGCCTGGGTCGAGGGCCAGTCGCTGATCGCGACCGTCGAAGACGTCGAACTGATCGATCCGGATCTGTCCGGCGAGCGGCTGCTGTATCGCTTGTTTCACGAACGCGGCGTGCGCGTGTTCTCGTCGCTGCCGATCAAGGCGGAATGCTCGTGTTCGCGCGATGCCGTCTCCCGCATGCTGGCCCGCTTCGCCCCGCAGGACCGCGCCGACATGGTCAAGGACGGCAAGGTCGTGGTGACCTGCGAGTTCTGCTCATCGGTATACGAATTCACGCCGCAGGAAGCGGGCGTGGAGTAG
- the argF gene encoding ornithine carbamoyltransferase yields the protein MSNNMPRHFLDLTELPTSELRNMLSAAVAMKAKRKANADGEKPLAGKTLAMIFDKPSTRTRVSFDVGMRQLGGESIMLTGAEMQLGRGETIADTARVLSRFVDIIMIRILNHEALLELAANATVPVINGLTRKSHPCQVMADVMTFEEHRGPIKGRTIAWTGDDNNVLASFAHAAQRFEFKLNIATPPQLSPSKVLRDWIKQSGAAITIGTDPEEAVRGADCVVTDTWVSMGDKDGEHRHNLLKPYQVNAKLMSLAHKDAIFMHCLPAHRGEEVTDEVIDGPQSVVFDEAENRLHAQKGILAWCLGAVA from the coding sequence ATGAGCAACAACATGCCGCGGCACTTCCTCGATCTCACCGAGCTGCCGACCTCCGAACTGCGCAACATGCTCTCCGCCGCCGTCGCCATGAAAGCGAAGCGCAAGGCGAACGCCGATGGCGAGAAGCCGCTTGCCGGCAAGACGCTGGCGATGATCTTCGACAAGCCGTCGACGCGCACGCGCGTGTCGTTCGACGTCGGCATGCGCCAGCTCGGCGGCGAGTCGATCATGCTGACCGGCGCCGAGATGCAGCTCGGCCGCGGCGAGACGATCGCCGACACCGCGCGTGTGCTGTCGCGCTTCGTCGACATCATCATGATCCGCATCCTCAATCACGAGGCGCTGCTGGAGCTCGCCGCCAACGCCACCGTGCCGGTGATCAACGGCCTGACCCGCAAGTCGCATCCGTGCCAGGTGATGGCCGACGTGATGACGTTCGAGGAGCATCGCGGCCCGATCAAGGGGCGCACCATCGCCTGGACCGGCGACGATAACAATGTGCTGGCGTCGTTCGCCCACGCCGCGCAGCGCTTCGAGTTCAAGCTCAACATCGCCACCCCGCCGCAGCTCTCGCCCAGTAAGGTGCTGCGCGACTGGATCAAACAGAGCGGCGCGGCGATCACCATCGGCACCGATCCGGAGGAAGCCGTGCGCGGCGCCGATTGCGTCGTCACCGACACTTGGGTGTCGATGGGCGACAAGGACGGCGAGCATCGCCACAATTTGCTCAAGCCGTATCAGGTCAACGCCAAGCTGATGTCGCTCGCCCACAAGGACGCGATCTTCATGCACTGCCTGCCGGCGCATCGCGGCGAAGAGGTCACCGACGAGGTGATCGACGGCCCGCAGTCGGTGGTGTTCGACGAAGCCGAAAACCGCCTGCACGCCCAAAAGGGCATCCTGGCCTGGTGCCTCGGCGCGGTGGCGTAG
- a CDS encoding aspartate aminotransferase family protein: MSQSASTSHLLPVFARADVAFERGEGVWLHGTDGERYLDFTSGVAVNALGHCHPHLVEALQQQASKLWHVSNLFKSPEGERLAARLCEQSFADKVFFCNSGAEAVECALKMARHYHFSKGEPERTRVITFEGAFHGRTLGTLAATGSAKYLEGYGQPLEGFDQLPLGDLDAVKAAIGPNTAAILIEPLQGEGGVRSPELAFFRGLRELCDAHGLLLVFDEVQTGMGRTGELFAYKRIGVAPDIMALAKALGGGFPIGACLSTAEAAKGMAPGAHGSTFGGNPLAVAVANAVLDVMLQPGFFDHVKKMSLLLKQKLAGVVDRHPRVVSEIRGEGLLLGLKAVVPSPELIAALRAEKLLSVGAGDNVVRLLPPLIVNEAELDEAVGRLERACVTLAGQAAQKEAV; this comes from the coding sequence ATGTCTCAGAGCGCTTCAACGTCCCATCTCCTCCCGGTTTTCGCCAGAGCGGATGTCGCGTTCGAGCGCGGAGAGGGCGTCTGGCTGCACGGGACCGACGGTGAGCGCTATCTGGATTTCACCAGCGGCGTCGCCGTCAACGCGCTCGGCCATTGCCATCCGCATCTGGTCGAAGCCCTGCAGCAGCAGGCGAGCAAACTGTGGCACGTCTCCAACCTGTTCAAGAGCCCGGAAGGCGAGCGGCTGGCGGCGCGGCTTTGCGAGCAGAGCTTCGCCGACAAGGTGTTCTTCTGCAATTCGGGCGCTGAAGCCGTCGAGTGCGCGCTGAAGATGGCGCGGCATTATCACTTCTCCAAGGGCGAGCCCGAGCGGACCCGGGTGATTACTTTCGAAGGTGCGTTCCACGGCCGCACGCTCGGCACACTCGCCGCCACCGGCTCGGCAAAGTACCTGGAAGGCTACGGCCAGCCGCTCGAAGGTTTCGACCAGCTTCCGCTCGGCGACCTCGACGCGGTGAAGGCCGCGATCGGCCCGAACACCGCAGCGATCCTGATCGAGCCGCTGCAGGGCGAGGGCGGCGTGCGTTCACCGGAGCTCGCGTTCTTCCGCGGCCTGCGCGAGCTGTGCGACGCGCACGGCCTGCTGCTGGTGTTCGACGAAGTGCAGACCGGCATGGGCCGCACCGGCGAGCTGTTCGCCTATAAGCGGATCGGCGTCGCGCCCGACATCATGGCGCTGGCCAAAGCGCTCGGCGGCGGCTTTCCGATCGGTGCCTGCCTGTCGACTGCCGAAGCCGCGAAGGGCATGGCGCCGGGCGCGCACGGTTCGACCTTCGGTGGCAATCCGCTGGCGGTCGCGGTCGCCAATGCGGTGCTCGATGTGATGCTGCAGCCGGGCTTCTTCGACCACGTCAAGAAGATGTCGCTGCTGCTGAAGCAGAAGCTCGCCGGCGTCGTCGATCGGCATCCGCGCGTCGTCAGCGAGATCCGCGGCGAGGGATTGCTGCTCGGCCTGAAGGCGGTCGTGCCGTCGCCCGAACTGATCGCGGCGCTGCGGGCCGAGAAGCTGCTCAGCGTCGGCGCCGGCGATAACGTCGTGCGCCTGCTGCCGCCGCTGATCGTCAACGAGGCTGAACTCGACGAGGCGGTCGGGCGACTGGAGCGCGCCTGCGTCACGCTTGCCGGACAGGCTGCGCAGAAGGAGGCGGTGTGA
- a CDS encoding GcrA family cell cycle regulator: protein MTALTWTDERVEQLKKLWEGGLSASQIAAELGNVTRNAVIGKVHRLGLSGRAKSPTSAAPRPRKARPVQQMMRVTRPVARGNTALAHAFEVEAEPDPIAFDNVVPMNQRLSLLELNEATCHWPVGDPSSPEFFFCGGKSLPGLPYCAHHSRIAYQPVGDRRRAAPKTTR, encoded by the coding sequence ATGACGGCATTGACCTGGACCGACGAGCGCGTCGAGCAGTTGAAGAAATTGTGGGAGGGCGGGCTGTCGGCGAGTCAAATTGCCGCCGAGCTGGGTAACGTCACCCGCAATGCCGTGATCGGCAAGGTCCACCGCCTCGGCCTGTCGGGCCGGGCCAAGAGCCCCACCTCGGCCGCGCCGCGGCCGCGCAAGGCCCGCCCGGTGCAGCAAATGATGAGGGTCACGCGCCCGGTTGCGCGCGGCAACACGGCTTTGGCGCACGCTTTCGAAGTCGAAGCCGAGCCCGATCCGATCGCGTTCGACAACGTGGTTCCGATGAACCAGCGGCTGTCGCTGCTGGAGCTTAACGAAGCTACCTGCCATTGGCCGGTCGGCGATCCGTCGAGCCCGGAATTCTTCTTCTGCGGCGGCAAGTCGCTGCCGGGGCTGCCCTACTGCGCACATCACTCGCGCATCGCCTATCAGCCGGTCGGCGATCGCCGCCGCGCCGCTCCCAAGACCACGCGGTAA